The Rosa rugosa chromosome 1, drRosRugo1.1, whole genome shotgun sequence genomic sequence GATTAGGCTCAGTCTAGGTGACTTCGAATTAAAGGATGGTTCTATTTCTCATTTGAATTGTAGTAAGTTGTTTTTCATTTGTCTGTGCATGTTTCCAAGTTGGGATTTGGGTGTATGGGACTTAGTGGAATCTATAATGTGCCAGTTTCTGAAGAGTTTGGCATATCAATGATCAAGTACGCATTTGACAGAGGAATAACATTCTTCGATACATCAGATGTTTATGGACCACATGCTAATGAAGTTTTGATCGGAAATGTGAAATGTTTTCCCTAACAAATAGTTTTGAATTCAAGGTGTGGTTCACATTTATGCATCGTTTTCATATTCTTGCATAATCAACAGACCATTATTACCCCATGAGtgtttatatgtttatgttgAAACCTGCTCTTGTTAGAGCTCTTAAACTTgaaagtgataatcctatgtaAGGGTAGTTCACTAGTCACTAGCTATTGTTAACTTGCTTGCATACGTAAATCAGTTAAATGTTTTCATTTTCGATCATTTTatgttgtcttatgagtgatgACTTGTCAGAGACTTCTATTTACTTATTAGTGTTCAAGTGTTTCAGGCATTGAAGCAGCTGCCTCGAGATAAGGTCCAGGTGGCTACAAAGTTTGGAATTGTAAAGGCTGATCCTGAGAAAGTTATAATTAATGGCACTCCTGAGTATGTCCGCTCCTGCTGCGAGGCTAGCCTGAAGCGGCTTGATGTGGACTACATTGATCTTTACTATCAGCACCGGATAGATACATTAGTCCCTATAGAGGATACCGTGAGTGTTATTTATTTCCCTGACCTGTAGAGTAATTAATTGCAAGCTTaagtctttctttttcattttgtgGTTAGTTTTTCTTTCAATTCTTTCTAAATATCAAACTGAAGTTATATGTTTACTTCAACCACTTATCATTAGTACTACTGTCGTAAGTCTAGATGGAGGAACTAAAGAAGCTGGTGAAAGAGGGGAAAATAAAGTACATTGGATTATCTGAAGCTAGCCCAGACACAATAAGGAGGGAATATGCAGTTCATCCTATTGCTGCAGTCCAAATGGAGTGGTCTCTTTGGACTCGTGACATTGAGGAACAAATCATCCCACTTTGCAGGTAACCACTTTTATCTTCAAGTTTCAATATTCTGTACAAAATCCACAGTTTTGACATGCGTCAGGTTCCATGTTATTGTACTTTTGGATAGGAGTTGTTATGGCTGTTTTGTATGTTGTACTAGCTATTAGCATTTATCTAAAATTTTCACAGTTTACATGTACTCTTTATACCCCGTTTGTGTAAAAGATGAGTAATGCGAAAACTATTGGGTTGTGTTTTTTGGAACATAGGGAACTTGGAATTAGGATAGTGCCATACAACCCTCTTGGTCAAGGATCTTTTGGTGGCAGGGTAGTTGTGGAAGCTATACCATCAAGTAGTGTTGTGGTAACCTAGCTATTCTTTTATAACAATCAAATAGTTTGGTTTCAGTTCCGCTTCTACTAACAGCGGTGTTAATAATGTAGACATTCAAGGAGACTGATTGCAGCTGGAGCAGGAATTGCCTTAATTGATTCAGTGGTGATTTCTCAATCAATGTCTTGCTGATAATCTAGGCTAATTATGTGTCCTGAACTGTTTGAGTGATATGTTTGCATTGAAGTTCAATTGATTGTGAGACTCTTCTTCAAAAAGATCAAAATTTTATATGGTGTAAATCTCGTCTCTTCCAATACATTTTGTTTCTTATCTCAGGTAGAAGAGTCAAAGAACAGCAGGGATCCACCTACTGGTTTTGCTTTAATAAGACCTCCAAGACACCATGCAATTTCAAAGGGTCTGATggggttttgtgtttttggaaATATTGCAATTGCAGCTCATTATGCTCAATGTGCACATGGCTTGAAGGgtgtctttgtaattgattttgatgttcACCACGGGAATGGGACAAATGATGCTTTCTATGAGGATCCGGATATATTCTTCCTTTCAACTCACCAAGTAAGTAACAATTTTCGATACATTGTCTGttcaaatttatttatatgTTCTTGTTATGCTAGTCTAGATTTGAAGTTTACTCCATGATTAATGACTGCTGATGGTAGTGTGAATATAGCCCTTGAAGTATGGATCTAGAAGATTCCAAATTCATATGTGGAAGGGATAGCTTGGCATAACTTaatctcatttttatttttgttttgcagaAAGTAGTGCAAAGATGGCCTTGCTTATGGAATGGTACACAATGACCGTTTTACTTATTTGCAAGCCTTTTGTTTTGTATATGGAGAAGTTTAGGCCATATGTCCCCTTCTCCATACTCTTTGTACACTTTTTATCAAAAATAGTATTaatgagaattttcttttggttaccaCTTGTATTCTCATTGTGATAATTTTCTAGTGAAAAAACTGATTTATGCACATAAGAAGCAAACCACTTTTAAACTAGAAATAGAAGCAAAAATAACGAAAACTCAACAACTTAATATAACAAACTGATGTCATAAATGACTAAGAACATCAGTTCTATCTATAGAACAGATGTCTAATATTGATAtataaatcaatttctttcGTAAAACGATGTCACAAGAGGAAACGAAATCAGTTTTTTATAAACTAACCGATGTCTGGAGTCATTTTATACATCGAGACGTTATAAGAAACTGATGTCTAGAGTTATTTttaacatcggctaaaaaccgatgtttgggttttcatgatctttaacatcacccactaagacatcggacaattttttttttaacatcggtttctggccgatgtcaaagaccaaaattctagtagtgattaGCAAGCGCATCTGCCACATGATTTCCCTCTCtaaaaatatgagaaaatttAAATTGCATTTGCGAGATACGGTGCAAACAAAGTAGGAATGAGTTGGTAAAGGTTGTTCCAATACaatttttatcttctttttaaATAACGAAATCATAATTCATCCAAACAGTGGTGTTCACCTGATCAgtaattgattaaaaaaattatgCTCAATCACTCTCGTATGTAAATCCAATagttgaaaataaaataactcAACTTAAAAGTAATTCTTCCCACCATTGGATGTAAATTAATGAAGTTTGGCCAGTAACTCACCAGGTAAACATTATTGTCCATCCAAAtacctccttctctttctttcaaTTCTTTTCTAAATTGATGAAATTAATTGGTTTTGGGCTTTTGTTGTTGTATTGGGTCAATtgcccaaaacaaaacaaaattgctACTTTTAATGATTATATAAAGCTGGCCCAAAGATCGTTGACTAATGTAAAGCCCAATCTTCATGCTCATCCCTAATATAAAGCCTCTCAATTGACACTGCGAATTTTCGCATCCCACCCCTCGACACTtctttcattcttcttctttctactCTCTTATTCAACTTGACTTTCGGACTCTATAACAATCTTGTTCTTCTAACAAACAAATTGTTTTTACTTAATTTCTAGTTTAACGTAAACTAGCTTAGAGATTTTAACCTATATGATCGGCATGATTTGTAAGTTCATTTTTAAGGAAGCTAACcctcgaaaaaaaaaaggtcatttgGATTTCTGATCTTACAGATTTACTGTACATGCATATGCAGGATCATGGGATCATGATCAGTGGACTAACAGAAAGTAGAAAAAGTATCCCATAACTAGTGCCAAAATTCCAGGTCTAATTTGGCAGTAAATTAAGCAGTGTGGAAATTCCAGGCCTAAATTATTGATGGTTGTTAGATTAAACCCAGTTCCTGGCATTGCATTCGCATTCCATGCTTAGTTTTGTCCACGTATATTACTATATATTCACGTAAAAAAAAGCATCTTCAATAGGCTCCTGAATCCTAATAACCAGTTTCTAGGTTaaaattaagggaaaaaaaaaggtttgctACAATCTCCTCATGGTGACGTCACTGAAATGAAattgg encodes the following:
- the LOC133746199 gene encoding probable aldo-keto reductase 1 isoform X2 — its product is MGLSGIYNVPVSEEFGISMIKYAFDRGITFFDTSDVYGPHANEVLIGNALKQLPRDKVQVATKFGIVKADPEKVIINGTPEYVRSCCEASLKRLDVDYIDLYYQHRIDTLVPIEDTMEELKKLVKEGKIKYIGLSEASPDTIRREYAVHPIAAVQMEWSLWTRDIEEQIIPLCRHSRRLIAAGAGIALIDSVVEESKNSRDPPTGFALIRPPRHHAISKGLMGFCVFGNIAIAAHYAQCAHGLKGVFVIDFDVHHGNGTNDAFYEDPDIFFLSTHQKVVQRWPCLWNGTQ
- the LOC133746199 gene encoding IN2-2 protein-like isoform X3 codes for the protein MFSLTNSFEFKALKQLPRDKVQVATKFGIVKADPEKVIINGTPEYVRSCCEASLKRLDVDYIDLYYQHRIDTLVPIEDTMEELKKLVKEGKIKYIGLSEASPDTIRREYAVHPIAAVQMEWSLWTRDIEEQIIPLCRHSRRLIAAGAGIALIDSVVEESKNSRDPPTGFALIRPPRHHAISKGLMGFCVFGNIAIAAHYAQCAHGLKGVFVIDFDVHHGNGTNDAFYEDPDIFFLSTHQVSNNFRYIVCSNLFICSCYASLDLKFTP
- the LOC133746199 gene encoding probable aldo-keto reductase 1 isoform X1, producing the protein MGLSGIYNVPVSEEFGISMIKYAFDRGITFFDTSDVYGPHANEVLIGNALKQLPRDKVQVATKFGIVKADPEKVIINGTPEYVRSCCEASLKRLDVDYIDLYYQHRIDTLVPIEDTMEELKKLVKEGKIKYIGLSEASPDTIRREYAVHPIAAVQMEWSLWTRDIEEQIIPLCRHSRRLIAAGAGIALIDSVVEESKNSRDPPTGFALIRPPRHHAISKGLMGFCVFGNIAIAAHYAQCAHGLKGVFVIDFDVHHGNGTNDAFYEDPDIFFLSTHQVSNNFRYIVCSNLFICSCYASLDLKFTP